In the Vicingaceae bacterium genome, GTGTCCTTATATGAGACAAAATTTCCTACTAATGCTGTGGTTATATTAGGAAATGAGGCCAGAGGGGTGAATCCTCAAATTTCTCAACAATTAAAAAATGCCATAGAAGTTACCATCCCGGGCAGTGGGCTTATGGAATCGTTAAATGTAGCCATGGCACACGCAATTATTTGCTCTGAGATGTTCCGACAATCTTTAGAGAAATAGCATTGACACAATTGATACCATCTATGGCAGCAGATACGATTCCGCCTGCATAACCTGCACCTTCTCCGCACGGATACAAGCCCTTTATTTGAAGGTGTTCAAAAGTAATTTTGTCTCTCGGTATCCTTACCGGTGAGCTTGTTCGTGATTCAACGGCTACAAGTATAGTGTGATCATTGACCAGTCCGGGCATTGTTTTTTGAAAGTGCAATAATGCTTGATGCAATGGTTCAGTTATGAGATCAGGTAAGACATCATGCAGGTTCACAGGCATGACTCCCGGAATATAACTGCAAGGAGGCAGTTCCACGCTTGTTCTTTTTTTTATGAAATCAAGGGCTTTTTGTGCCGGAGCTATTTGTCCACGTTTCCCGATCGTGTCATTTCCTGCAGCTTCAAAACATTTTTTTTCAATGAGTGATTGAAAATCCAATCCGGCAAGTGGATGATCCTTCAACAGGTCTTCTTTTGAGATGCTTGTGACCAAGCCGGAATTGGCAAATCTGTTGTTGCGTCCGGAAGGAGACCAACCATTGGTAACAATCTCGCCGGGTTCGGTGGCGCAGGGTGCAATGATACCTCCGGGACACATGCAAAAAGAATAAACCGTTTTGCCTGTATGTTTATATTTAACACTGAATGATGCCGGTGGAAGATTGTCGGGACGTGTGGCGCAATGATACTGCATCTTGTCGATGGCTTCCTGCATGGTCTCTATTCTCACTCCCATGGCAAATGGCTTAAATTCTATATGAATACCTTTTTTATATATCAAGTGAAAAATATCCCTTGCCGAATGCCCGGTAGCCAGAATCAAATGATTGACAGGAATTTCGCGGGTATTGTTAATGATGATACTTTTGATTCGGCTGTTATGAGTGATAATGTCGGTCAGTTTTGAATTGAAATTTATTTCCCCTCCATACGCCAAAATGGTATTGCGAATGTTTTCGACAATTTTTGGCAAACGGTTGGTGCCAATATGAGGGTGGCTATCATAGAGGATTTGTTCATCCGCTCCATGGTAATGTAATAATTCGAGAATTTTTCTTACATCACCTCGTTTGTCTGAACGGGTATATAATTTTCCATCCGAGAATGTGCCTGCGCCACCTTCTCCAAAACAGTAATTTGAATCCCGGTTTACAATTCCTTGTCGTGTAATCAAGGCAAGATCTCGGCGTCTTTCTCTAACAGGTTTTCCACGCTCAAAAACAACAGGTTTTATTCCGTGAATGAGACATTCCAATGCGGCAAACATTCCTGCCGGACCAAATCCGATGATATGAACAACCTTTTGCGGATTCACTTTTTTGAATCCGGGATCATACTCATTTTTGGCAGGGAGTGGTTCGTTGATGTATGCATCCAATTTTAAATAGTATACCGGTTTTTTTCTGGCATCGATAGATTTTTTTAATATGCGGTATCCAAAGATAGAATTTGGAGAAAAGCCGACCGATTCGGCGATTTTTTTAATTATATAATCCTGATCTTCAATGTGGTTGGGTGAAATTTTTAATTCTAAAGTTTTAATCATAATTATTTTTAACCTTCAAAAGTAAAAGACAACAAAAATATCTTAGATCTCAGGCGGTCAATAGGATCGGTAAATGTCGACGGTATTGGGTATTTTTCCCTTACAATCAAATTTCTGATACCGTAAGACATTTTTAATTCGATTCCAAATTTAAAATAGGGCAGGTAAAATTCAGTGCCAAAACCGGCTTCGTAGTGTATGTCGTGTTTTTTGATGCGAACTGCCATGTCCGGAAGATACAGTGCCTGGTTATCGTTAAATTCGTCAGAGGCAAGATCTAATGTGTATTTTCCACCGGTAATGAGATAAGCCGAAAAGTTGTTTAATCGCTCCGATTTAATTTTCAGCAAAAGTGGAAATTCAATATAAGTTGATTCTACAGGTTTTACAAAGTTAACCGATTCGTTTTGTGCAGGTGAAAAAAATTGGTAATGCAAATTTCTTTGCGAGAAGGATAATGTAGGAACAAAACGTAGTTTAAGATACTTGTGCATGTGCAACTCTGACACAATACCTAAATTAAATCCTGCCATACGTTGAGTGTATACATCTATACAGGTATCAAGTAAGGGGTTGGAAACCGGAGCTGCTTTTTGTAATGTGAAATCGGCATTATTGATGCCTAAAATAAATCCAAAATGTATGTATTTTTGATCAAATCGCGGAAGGTTTAATGGTTTGGGTTTTTGTGCCTGAGTTTGGTTGAAAAGTACTAAAAGGAAACTTATCAATATCAATTTATTTAACCTGTCCATATATACAAAAGGCAAACGCAAAATTGTATTAATTATTTTTTTGCAATATAAATAGTGGCAATCCCACCGGTCACCGGAAAGTATTGTACATTTTTAAAGCCACATTTTATTAAAATTGCTGCTA is a window encoding:
- a CDS encoding FAD-dependent dehydrogenase, coding for MIKTLELKISPNHIEDQDYIIKKIAESVGFSPNSIFGYRILKKSIDARKKPVYYLKLDAYINEPLPAKNEYDPGFKKVNPQKVVHIIGFGPAGMFAALECLIHGIKPVVFERGKPVRERRRDLALITRQGIVNRDSNYCFGEGGAGTFSDGKLYTRSDKRGDVRKILELLHYHGADEQILYDSHPHIGTNRLPKIVENIRNTILAYGGEINFNSKLTDIITHNSRIKSIIINNTREIPVNHLILATGHSARDIFHLIYKKGIHIEFKPFAMGVRIETMQEAIDKMQYHCATRPDNLPPASFSVKYKHTGKTVYSFCMCPGGIIAPCATEPGEIVTNGWSPSGRNNRFANSGLVTSISKEDLLKDHPLAGLDFQSLIEKKCFEAAGNDTIGKRGQIAPAQKALDFIKKRTSVELPPCSYIPGVMPVNLHDVLPDLITEPLHQALLHFQKTMPGLVNDHTILVAVESRTSSPVRIPRDKITFEHLQIKGLYPCGEGAGYAGGIVSAAIDGINCVNAISLKIVGTSQSK